Sequence from the Cuniculiplasma divulgatum genome:
ATAAAACCTGATTTCAAAGGCAAGGAAGAACTGCTTGAATACATGGAAGCTGACAGTGAAAACATAGAGAGGTCCTTTGCTGCAGCAGGTTCACTGCTTGACCATATTGATTCCAGGATTGGAGGGAAAAACTACTGGCAGCTTTCTTACACAGAGATGTGCTGGCTCTACGCAGCCGTTGAAAATTTCAGGTCCAAGGTAACCGTTGAGACAGGGGTCGGACCCGGGAGTTCAAGCGCAGTTATACTTGAGGCTTCCAGGGATTTTTCTGGGCAGCTGTGGAGCTTTGACTTGGGAGAAAAATATGGGGAGGATGAACGGCGGCCCTTAGGATTCCTGGTTGAGGACAATCTCAGGGAAAGGTGGCATCTTATAATAGGAAATACCAAGAACACCCTTGAGCAGACCCTCTCTAAGATAGGCCTGATTGATATATTCTTCCATGATTCAGAGCACACATATGATCACGTTAAATTTGAGCTTTCCACTGCGCTGCCTCACCTGAAAAAGAGATTCATCATCATTGTGGACAATTATGACTGGACTGAAGCCCCGGTTGACTTTGCACGTGATCATGGCATGAAGCTGGTAAAAATCGCAGATGACATGTGCTTCATTTATCCCGGATGAGGTACGTTCACTGAACTTAAGCTGGCTGTGGGAGGTTTAAAACAGCAACTGAATCTGACGCCTTCATTCCCTGTCGGGCTCACCATCTGCGAAATCGGAGAGGGCGCGATCCATTGCATCAAGATTCATTCCCTTCTGTACGCCATCAAGATTCTCAAAGCGTGATTGCCTCGTGATTTTTGACCCCATGAAATGCGACAGATTCTCATCTTCCATGAGGTAGTGCTTGTACTGGTCCGGATCACCCATTACACGTATAAATCTGGTTCTTCCGTACCTTCCCATGCTTCTGGTGGTTGCTGACAGGAGCCCGAATTCCTCAAGCTCGGAAAGAATATCTCCTATCCTCCTGGATGTCAGGGGTATGAATCCCAGCTCTGTGCAGATGTTTCTGTAATTCTCGTATATCTCGCCGGTGATCATCAGTCTCTTGCTGAGCTCCTGCGTAACAACCGCGCTGAGAAGTACCATCTTTGACTGTAATGGGAGGCTTGTTATGGCAGCATGCACCACGTTCATCTCATACCTGTCCCTGGCTTCATAC
This genomic interval carries:
- a CDS encoding class I SAM-dependent methyltransferase; protein product: MQIKPDFKGKEELLEYMEADSENIERSFAAAGSLLDHIDSRIGGKNYWQLSYTEMCWLYAAVENFRSKVTVETGVGPGSSSAVILEASRDFSGQLWSFDLGEKYGEDERRPLGFLVEDNLRERWHLIIGNTKNTLEQTLSKIGLIDIFFHDSEHTYDHVKFELSTALPHLKKRFIIIVDNYDWTEAPVDFARDHGMKLVKIADDMCFIYPG